The following proteins come from a genomic window of Campylobacter coli 76339:
- a CDS encoding Aspartate-semialdehyde dehydrogenase has translation MPLASAKSAGNQIEFRGKSYKIKELTEDVFKENPVDIAFFSAGGSVSEKYAKFAVEAGAVVIDNTSHFRMEKDVPLVVPECNPEDIKEWKKTGIIANPNCSTIQMVHVLKPLNDAFDLKRVDVSTYQAASGAGKEGMEELVRAMQSFFAFKLDEFEAQTFPHTLALNLIPQIDVFTDNGYTKEELKMINETQKILHKNLEISATCVRVPVLRSHSEAITMHFAKEVDVSKARDILQNAPSVIVMDEPENKKYPMPLMTSDTNETYVGRIRLDVTHKNILHLWCVADQIRVGAATNAVRIAQKWLELENK, from the coding sequence TTGCCTTTAGCCAGTGCAAAAAGTGCAGGCAATCAAATAGAATTTAGAGGTAAGTCTTACAAGATAAAAGAACTTACCGAGGATGTTTTTAAAGAAAATCCTGTAGATATAGCTTTTTTTAGTGCAGGTGGAAGCGTAAGTGAGAAATATGCTAAATTTGCTGTAGAAGCGGGTGCTGTGGTGATTGATAATACAAGTCATTTTAGAATGGAAAAAGATGTGCCTTTAGTCGTTCCAGAATGCAATCCTGAAGATATTAAAGAATGGAAAAAAACAGGGATTATCGCAAATCCAAATTGTTCAACTATACAAATGGTACATGTTTTAAAACCTTTAAATGATGCTTTTGATTTAAAGCGTGTTGATGTAAGTACTTATCAGGCTGCAAGTGGAGCAGGGAAAGAAGGTATGGAAGAATTAGTCCGTGCAATGCAAAGTTTTTTTGCTTTCAAGCTTGATGAATTTGAAGCTCAAACATTTCCTCATACTCTAGCACTTAATTTAATTCCTCAAATTGATGTATTTACAGATAATGGTTATACAAAAGAAGAGCTGAAGATGATCAATGAAACACAAAAAATTCTTCATAAAAATTTAGAAATTTCAGCCACTTGTGTAAGAGTTCCTGTTTTAAGAAGTCACAGCGAAGCAATCACCATGCATTTTGCAAAGGAAGTGGATGTAAGTAAAGCAAGAGATATACTTCAAAATGCGCCAAGTGTTATTGTTATGGATGAACCTGAAAATAAAAAATATCCTATGCCTTTAATGACTAGCGATACAAATGAAACCTATGTAGGTAGAATTCGTCTAGATGTTACGCATAAAAATATACTCCATCTTTGGTGTGTAGCGGATCAAATTCGTGTGGGTGCTGCTACAAATGCAGTGCGCATTGCTCAAAAATGGTTAGAATTAGAAAATAAATAA
- a CDS encoding Possible purine/pyrimidine phosphoribosyltransferase: MKCLNCGAFTLLCFCHHCAEELSEFSLGVRELEKNFKVYSFYKYHEIKHLLHAKHKFYGYFVFHFLAKLSFFKFKDFFPVNEQINAIPLDDRVENLFYSHSAILAKYLKTDFIQPLFGALHAQNHLKYSGKSLKFRQNNKRNFKLLKKINNPVILVDDIVSSGSSLLEAKQFLEKNKISVLFAVVLADAKV; the protein is encoded by the coding sequence TTGAAATGCTTAAATTGCGGAGCTTTTACTCTGCTTTGTTTTTGTCACCATTGCGCCGAAGAATTATCAGAATTTTCTTTAGGCGTAAGGGAGCTTGAAAAGAATTTTAAAGTTTACTCTTTTTACAAATATCACGAGATTAAACATCTTCTACACGCTAAACATAAATTTTATGGTTATTTTGTCTTTCATTTCTTAGCAAAATTAAGTTTTTTTAAATTTAAAGATTTTTTCCCTGTAAATGAGCAAATTAATGCTATTCCTCTAGATGATAGGGTTGAAAATTTATTTTATTCTCATTCAGCCATCTTGGCAAAATATTTAAAAACAGATTTTATTCAACCTCTATTTGGTGCTTTGCATGCACAAAATCATCTCAAGTATTCTGGAAAAAGCTTAAAATTTAGACAAAACAATAAAAGAAATTTTAAACTTTTAAAAAAGATTAATAATCCTGTAATTTTAGTAGATGATATTGTATCTTCGGGTTCTAGTTTGCTTGAAGCTAAGCAATTTTTAGAAAAAAATAAAATTTCTGTTCTTTTTGCAGTTGTTTTAGCTGATGCAAAAGTTTAA
- a CDS encoding Signal-transduction regulatory protein FlgR — MNLVIVEDDINMRKSLEIALGEYEEFQIKSYKSATEALKKIDSDTDLIITDINMPGIDGLEFIKACENKYDFIIMTGNATLNRAIEAVRLGVKDFLTKPFDVETLVEAIKRAKIIREKTADKKVKKQEENQENGFFSSSEKLEQVLSLSQKAAKTDASVMLFGESGVGKEVFSRFIHENSKRSQKPFVAINMAAIPSNLIESELFGFEKGAFTDANATKIGLFEMANNGTLFLDEIGEMPYEIQAKLLRALQEREITRLGSTKSIKIDVRIISATNANLQDKIDNGEFRSDLYYRLNTVPINIPPLRERKEEILGIAQKVLENTCKEYELEMKNLSQEAEEALLEYNFPGNIRELISIVQRACILSEGTEISEQDLFLEARSVKKDVKNLEKELLEQILKQCEFDKEKASNELGMSIENLNNKIKQYKIKEK; from the coding sequence ATGAATTTGGTGATTGTTGAAGATGATATCAATATGCGAAAATCCCTTGAAATAGCTCTTGGGGAATATGAAGAATTTCAAATAAAATCTTACAAATCAGCCACAGAAGCTTTAAAGAAAATTGATTCAGATACGGATTTGATTATTACAGATATCAATATGCCAGGAATTGATGGACTAGAATTTATTAAGGCTTGTGAAAATAAATATGATTTTATCATCATGACAGGAAATGCGACCTTAAACCGTGCCATAGAAGCAGTTCGCTTGGGAGTGAAGGATTTTTTAACTAAACCTTTTGATGTGGAAACTTTGGTTGAAGCAATTAAGCGTGCAAAAATCATTAGAGAAAAAACTGCGGATAAGAAAGTAAAAAAGCAAGAAGAAAACCAAGAAAATGGTTTTTTCTCAAGTTCTGAAAAATTAGAACAAGTTTTAAGCTTGAGTCAGAAAGCCGCTAAAACAGATGCGTCGGTTATGCTTTTTGGTGAGAGTGGAGTAGGTAAGGAAGTTTTTTCGCGTTTTATCCATGAAAACTCTAAGCGCTCTCAAAAACCTTTTGTAGCTATCAATATGGCTGCTATCCCTTCAAATTTGATAGAAAGTGAACTTTTTGGATTTGAAAAGGGAGCGTTTACTGATGCTAATGCTACTAAAATAGGACTTTTTGAGATGGCAAATAACGGAACTTTATTTTTGGATGAAATAGGTGAAATGCCTTATGAAATTCAAGCTAAACTCTTAAGAGCCTTGCAAGAAAGAGAAATCACAAGACTTGGGAGTACTAAAAGTATCAAGATAGATGTGAGAATTATCAGTGCGACTAATGCGAATTTACAAGATAAGATTGATAATGGGGAATTTAGATCGGATTTGTATTATCGCTTAAACACAGTTCCTATCAATATACCTCCTTTAAGAGAAAGAAAAGAAGAAATTTTAGGTATAGCGCAAAAAGTTTTAGAAAATACCTGTAAAGAGTATGAGCTTGAAATGAAAAATTTAAGTCAAGAAGCTGAAGAAGCTTTATTAGAATATAATTTCCCAGGCAATATAAGAGAGCTTATTTCTATAGTTCAGCGTGCTTGTATTTTAAGCGAGGGAACAGAAATTTCAGAGCAAGATTTATTTTTAGAAGCAAGAAGTGTAAAAAAAGATGTAAAAAATTTAGAAAAAGAATTATTAGAACAAATTCTAAAACAATGCGAATTTGATAAAGAAAAAGCAAGCAATGAGCTTGGAATGAGTATAGAAAATTTAAACAATAAAATAAAACAATACAAAATAAAGGAAAAATAA
- a CDS encoding DNA gyrase subunit A: protein MENIFNKDSDIELIDIENSIKSSYLDYSMSVIIGRALPDARDGLKPVHRRILYAMNDLGVGSRSAYKKSARIVGDVIGKYHPHGDTAVYDALVRMAQDFSMRYPSIDGQGNFGSIDGDGAAAMRYTEARMTILAEELLRDIDKDTVDFVPNYDDSMSEPDVLPARVPNLLLNGSSGIAVGMATNIPPHSLNELVDGLLYLLDHKDASLEELMQFIKGPDFPTGGIIYGKKGIIEAYRTGRGRVKIRAKTHIEKKANKDIIVIDELPYQTNKARLIEQIAELVKEKQIEGISEVRDESDREGIRVVIELKREAMSEIVLNNLFKSTTMESTFGVIMLAIHNKEPKIFSLIELLNLFLNHRKTVIIRRTIFELQKARARAHILEGLKIALDNIDEVIALIKNSPDNTTARDSLVAKFGLTELQANAILDMKLGRLTGLEREKIENELAELMKEIARLDEILKSETLLENLIRDELKEIRSKFDVPRITQIEDDYDDIDIEDLIPNENMVVTITHRGYIKRVPSKQYEKQKRGGKGKLAVTTYDDDFIESFFTANTHDTLMFVTDRGQLYWLKVYKIPEGSRTAKGKAVVNLINLQADEKIMAIIPTTDFDESKSLCFFTKNGIVKRTNLSEYQNIRSVGVRAINLDENDELVTAIIVQRDENEEVELLDDDNFNDENINPDENAIESVKGKMLFAVTKKGMCIKFPLAKVREIGRVSRGVTAIKFKEKNDELVGAVVIENDEQEILSISAKGIGKRTNAGEYRLQSRGGKGVICMKLTDKTKELISVVIVDESMDLMALTSSGKMIRVDMQSIRKAGRNTSGVIVVNVENDEVVSIAKCPKEELEDEIGDENLELNLE, encoded by the coding sequence ATGGAGAATATTTTTAATAAGGATTCTGATATTGAACTTATAGATATAGAAAATTCTATTAAAAGTAGCTATTTAGACTACTCTATGAGTGTTATTATCGGTCGTGCACTTCCTGATGCTAGAGATGGCTTAAAGCCTGTTCATAGAAGAATACTTTATGCTATGAATGATCTTGGCGTGGGAAGTAGAAGTGCGTATAAAAAATCTGCTCGTATAGTAGGGGATGTTATCGGTAAGTATCATCCACATGGAGATACTGCTGTTTATGATGCCTTGGTGAGAATGGCACAAGATTTTTCAATGCGTTATCCAAGTATCGATGGACAAGGAAACTTTGGTTCTATCGATGGTGATGGCGCTGCTGCGATGCGTTATACCGAAGCTAGAATGACAATTTTAGCAGAAGAGCTTTTACGTGATATAGATAAAGATACAGTAGATTTTGTTCCAAACTACGATGATTCTATGAGTGAACCTGATGTTTTACCTGCTAGAGTGCCAAATTTATTGTTAAATGGTTCTAGTGGTATTGCTGTAGGTATGGCGACAAATATTCCTCCACACAGTCTTAACGAGCTTGTAGACGGGCTTTTATATTTGCTTGATCACAAGGATGCAAGCTTAGAAGAGTTGATGCAATTTATCAAAGGTCCTGATTTTCCAACAGGTGGGATAATCTATGGTAAAAAGGGTATTATCGAAGCTTATCGCACAGGGCGAGGCAGGGTAAAAATAAGAGCTAAAACTCACATAGAAAAAAAAGCAAATAAAGATATTATCGTTATAGATGAACTTCCATATCAGACTAATAAAGCAAGGCTTATAGAGCAAATTGCAGAGCTTGTAAAAGAAAAGCAAATCGAAGGAATTTCAGAAGTTAGAGATGAGAGCGATAGAGAAGGAATTCGCGTAGTTATTGAGCTTAAGCGTGAAGCAATGAGTGAAATAGTACTCAACAATCTTTTCAAATCTACCACAATGGAAAGTACTTTTGGTGTGATTATGCTTGCTATTCACAATAAAGAGCCAAAAATCTTTTCTTTAATCGAGCTTTTAAATCTTTTCTTAAATCATAGAAAAACAGTGATTATCAGACGAACGATTTTTGAACTTCAAAAAGCAAGAGCAAGAGCTCATATTTTAGAAGGTTTAAAAATAGCTTTAGATAATATTGATGAAGTTATAGCTTTAATTAAAAACAGTCCTGATAATACTACAGCAAGAGATTCTTTGGTGGCTAAATTCGGACTTACAGAACTTCAAGCTAATGCGATTTTAGATATGAAATTGGGTCGTTTAACAGGACTTGAAAGAGAAAAAATCGAAAATGAACTTGCAGAACTTATGAAAGAAATCGCAAGACTTGATGAGATTTTAAAAAGTGAAACTTTACTAGAAAATCTTATCCGCGATGAATTAAAAGAGATAAGAAGTAAATTTGATGTGCCACGTATCACACAAATAGAAGATGATTATGATGATATTGATATTGAGGATTTAATTCCTAATGAAAATATGGTCGTAACCATTACTCATCGTGGATACATCAAAAGAGTACCGAGTAAACAATATGAAAAACAAAAACGCGGCGGAAAAGGCAAGCTTGCTGTAACAACTTATGATGATGATTTCATCGAAAGCTTCTTTACTGCTAATACTCATGATACATTGATGTTTGTTACCGATAGAGGACAGCTTTATTGGTTGAAAGTTTATAAAATACCTGAAGGCTCAAGGACAGCTAAAGGGAAAGCAGTTGTGAATTTGATTAATTTACAAGCTGATGAAAAGATTATGGCTATTATCCCGACTACTGATTTTGATGAGAGTAAATCTTTGTGTTTCTTCACTAAGAATGGTATAGTAAAACGCACTAATTTAAGCGAATATCAAAATATTAGAAGTGTAGGTGTAAGAGCGATCAATTTAGATGAAAATGATGAGTTAGTGACTGCTATTATTGTCCAAAGAGATGAGAATGAAGAAGTAGAGCTTTTGGATGATGATAATTTTAATGATGAAAATATAAACCCTGATGAAAATGCAATTGAATCTGTTAAAGGTAAAATGCTTTTTGCAGTAACTAAAAAGGGTATGTGTATTAAATTTCCTCTTGCAAAAGTGCGTGAAATCGGTCGCGTAAGTCGTGGTGTAACGGCTATTAAATTTAAAGAAAAAAATGACGAATTAGTAGGTGCTGTCGTTATAGAAAATGATGAGCAAGAGATTTTAAGTATCAGCGCTAAGGGTATAGGCAAGCGAACAAATGCTGGAGAATATAGACTCCAAAGCAGAGGCGGAAAAGGTGTCATTTGTATGAAGCTTACTGATAAAACCAAAGAACTTATTAGTGTCGTAATCGTGGATGAGAGTATGGATTTAATGGCGCTAACAAGCAGTGGTAAGATGATACGCGTTGATATGCAAAGCATTAGAAAAGCAGGACGCAATACCAGCGGTGTTATTGTGGTAAATGTAGAAAATGACGAGGTGGTTAGCATTGCTAAATGTCCTAAAGAAGAACTTGAGGATGAAATTGGCGATGAAAACTTGGAACTAAATTTAGAATAA
- a CDS encoding membrane protein yields the protein MLEKIFEALLVKSRIVTILPVIFGLVGAFVLFFIASYDVLKVILYTYQYFFSAAVEIDLHEDVVALIIGAVDLYLMALVLFIFSFGVYELFISEIEEFKQTKQSKVLEVHSLDQLKDKLAKVIIMVLVVNFFQRVLQMKFATPTDMAFLAGSILALCVGLYFLHKGGH from the coding sequence GTGTTAGAGAAAATTTTTGAAGCCTTGCTTGTTAAAAGTCGTATTGTTACAATTTTACCCGTAATCTTTGGTCTTGTGGGTGCTTTTGTTTTATTTTTTATCGCAAGTTATGATGTTTTAAAAGTAATTCTTTATACTTATCAATATTTTTTTAGTGCCGCAGTTGAGATTGATTTGCATGAAGATGTGGTAGCTTTAATTATAGGGGCTGTGGATCTTTATCTTATGGCTTTGGTTTTATTTATTTTTTCTTTTGGAGTTTATGAACTTTTTATTAGCGAGATAGAAGAATTTAAACAAACAAAACAAAGCAAGGTTCTAGAGGTGCATAGTCTAGATCAGTTAAAAGATAAACTTGCAAAAGTGATTATTATGGTTTTAGTAGTAAATTTCTTCCAAAGAGTATTGCAAATGAAATTTGCTACACCTACAGATATGGCGTTTCTTGCTGGATCTATTTTGGCTCTTTGCGTAGGGCTTTATTTCTTGCACAAGGGCGGACATTGA
- a CDS encoding Putative lipoprotein required for motility, with amino-acid sequence MKKIYFMLVIAGIFAGCTASANSAAAKNPNNASTSAQASDIIVQKVDKDDVRDIIREEKMLAPDASESELSFSAVGEGIAPLNTVSTAQALALAKRAAITDAYRQLASKLYGVKVNGKDTVKDAMLRSSTITAQVNGLIKNASIIDENFNQGLYRVNVELKIDADKWKELFAY; translated from the coding sequence ATGAAAAAAATTTATTTTATGCTAGTAATAGCAGGAATCTTTGCGGGATGTACAGCAAGTGCAAACAGTGCTGCAGCTAAAAATCCAAACAATGCAAGCACTTCGGCTCAGGCATCCGATATCATCGTTCAAAAAGTAGATAAGGACGATGTTCGTGATATTATCAGAGAGGAAAAGATGTTGGCTCCTGATGCAAGCGAAAGCGAGCTTAGTTTTAGTGCTGTAGGAGAAGGAATCGCCCCTCTTAATACTGTTTCAACTGCTCAAGCTCTAGCATTAGCAAAAAGAGCTGCGATTACAGATGCTTATAGACAACTTGCAAGTAAGCTTTATGGTGTTAAAGTAAACGGTAAAGATACTGTAAAAGATGCAATGCTTAGAAGCTCAACCATAACTGCACAAGTAAATGGTTTAATTAAAAATGCTAGCATAATTGATGAGAATTTTAATCAAGGCCTTTACAGAGTTAATGTAGAACTTAAGATTGATGCAGACAAGTGGAAAGAATTGTTTGCTTATTAA